A genomic region of Clavibacter michiganensis subsp. insidiosus contains the following coding sequences:
- a CDS encoding sugar ABC transporter substrate-binding protein yields MSPRSTARRRLIGAAAFAATVPLVLAGCSGGGGGGSSSGGDPKTITVTDYYNEGNDDTVIGDTLQKCGESLGITIKRTSIPGSSLIQKVLQQASSKTLPDVLMLDNPDLQQIAATGALAPLEDFGISTDGYAKGVVDAGTYEGKTYGLAPTVNTIALFYDKAMLADAGIQPPTTWDELKTAAAALKDGDRYGIAMDANATYEGTWQFLPFMWSNGGDEKDIATPETAEALQLWTDLVKDGSASQSVVNWTQSDVNDQFMAGKTAMMINGPWQIPALTESGVDYGIAKLPAPEAGGTAVAPLGGEVWTVPQTGDKEKQATAAKVVECLNSDENQLEMASKRFTIPSKTAVATEFGQQVPEEQVFVDLVADARARTGELGADWPKAATKIYTAVQSALTGQSSPEDALKNAEQG; encoded by the coding sequence ATGTCCCCTCGATCCACCGCCCGCCGCCGCCTCATCGGCGCCGCCGCCTTCGCGGCCACCGTCCCCCTCGTGCTCGCCGGCTGCTCCGGCGGCGGGGGAGGCGGATCCTCGTCCGGCGGGGATCCGAAGACGATCACCGTCACCGACTACTACAACGAGGGCAACGACGACACCGTCATCGGCGACACCCTCCAGAAGTGCGGCGAGTCGCTCGGGATCACCATCAAGCGCACGTCGATCCCGGGCTCGAGCCTCATCCAGAAGGTGCTGCAGCAGGCGTCGTCGAAGACGCTGCCCGACGTGCTCATGCTCGACAACCCCGACCTGCAGCAGATCGCCGCGACCGGCGCGCTCGCCCCGCTCGAGGACTTCGGCATCTCCACCGACGGCTACGCGAAGGGCGTCGTCGACGCGGGCACCTACGAGGGCAAGACGTACGGCCTCGCGCCGACCGTGAACACGATCGCGCTGTTCTACGACAAGGCCATGCTGGCCGACGCCGGGATCCAGCCGCCCACGACGTGGGACGAGCTGAAGACCGCGGCCGCCGCGCTCAAGGACGGCGACCGCTACGGCATCGCGATGGACGCCAACGCCACCTACGAGGGCACCTGGCAGTTCCTGCCCTTCATGTGGTCCAACGGCGGCGACGAGAAGGACATCGCCACCCCCGAGACCGCGGAGGCGCTGCAGCTCTGGACCGACCTCGTGAAGGACGGCTCGGCGTCGCAGAGCGTCGTCAACTGGACCCAGTCCGACGTCAACGACCAGTTCATGGCCGGCAAGACGGCGATGATGATCAACGGCCCGTGGCAGATCCCCGCGCTCACCGAGTCGGGCGTCGACTACGGCATCGCCAAGCTGCCCGCACCCGAGGCCGGCGGCACCGCCGTCGCCCCGCTCGGCGGCGAGGTCTGGACCGTGCCGCAGACGGGCGACAAGGAGAAGCAGGCCACGGCCGCGAAGGTCGTCGAGTGCCTCAACTCCGACGAGAACCAGCTCGAGATGGCCAGCAAGCGCTTCACGATCCCGTCGAAGACCGCCGTCGCCACCGAGTTCGGCCAGCAGGTGCCCGAGGAGCAGGTGTTCGTCGACCTCGTCGCCGACGCCCGCGCCCGCACCGGCGAGCTCGGCGCCGACTGGCCGAAGGCCGCCACGAAGATCTACACGGCCGTCCAGTCGGCGCTGACCGGTCAGTCCTCCCCGGAGGACGCGCTGAAGAACGCCGAGCAGGGCTGA
- a CDS encoding dihydrofolate reductase family protein, which translates to MRRITAGLFASVGGVVEAPNLFQFDSFDAELGAGMTRLMETVTTAVLGRHGYEDWSSYWPQAPADDAFGAFINPIEKLVASRTLTGELDWNATLIEGDVVEALADLKRTDGGDIGVFASISLARQLLFAGVLDELTLMIHPVVAGTGRRLFEPDDPMTRLELRRSEITSAGNALLTYALRAGGS; encoded by the coding sequence ATGCGCCGGATCACCGCAGGACTGTTCGCGTCCGTCGGCGGCGTCGTGGAGGCGCCGAACCTGTTCCAGTTCGACAGCTTCGACGCCGAGCTCGGCGCGGGGATGACCCGCCTCATGGAGACGGTGACGACGGCCGTCCTCGGCCGGCACGGCTACGAGGACTGGTCGTCGTACTGGCCCCAGGCGCCCGCCGACGACGCGTTCGGCGCCTTCATCAACCCGATCGAGAAGCTCGTCGCGTCGCGGACGCTCACCGGCGAGCTCGACTGGAACGCGACCCTCATCGAGGGCGACGTCGTGGAGGCCCTCGCGGACCTGAAGCGCACGGACGGCGGCGACATCGGCGTCTTCGCGAGCATCTCCCTCGCGCGCCAGCTGCTGTTCGCGGGGGTGCTCGACGAGCTGACCCTGATGATCCACCCGGTCGTCGCGGGTACCGGCCGCCGCCTGTTCGAGCCCGACGACCCGATGACGCGGCTGGAGCTGCGGCGCTCCGAGATCACGAGCGCGGGCAACGCCCTGCTCACCTACGCGCTGCGCGCCGGGGGGAGCTGA
- a CDS encoding NAD(P)-dependent oxidoreductase yields the protein MPRPSLPPVLLLAGPGVLPGEADLVALAEEHGREVAWLTAGTPLAPDVLDRVEACIPPLPHALDATGWDALGRLPRLRLLQVLTSGTDWLRRVDLAGVRVATSAGVADASVAELVVALALACRRDVVRHRDALAAGAWEEDLVSPGLRGSRVVVVGAGGIGRAVSDHLAPFGVRLVRVARTARPTEAGPVHAVAELPSLLPGTDVLVLALPLTDETAGLVDARLLALLPDGALVVNVGRGRLVDTDALVREVASGRLSAALDVVDPDPLPADHPLRSLPDAIVTPHVGRNTRDVDGRQAALLVERLREHLAGGPLATLV from the coding sequence GTGCCCCGTCCCTCGCTCCCCCCTGTCCTGCTGCTCGCCGGCCCCGGCGTCCTGCCGGGAGAGGCGGACCTCGTGGCCCTGGCGGAGGAGCACGGCAGGGAGGTCGCCTGGCTGACCGCCGGCACGCCGCTCGCGCCGGACGTGCTCGACCGGGTCGAGGCGTGCATCCCGCCGCTCCCGCATGCCCTCGACGCGACGGGGTGGGACGCCCTCGGGCGGCTGCCCCGCCTGCGTCTGCTCCAGGTGCTCACCAGCGGCACGGACTGGCTGCGGCGCGTCGACCTCGCCGGCGTTCGGGTGGCCACGTCCGCGGGGGTCGCCGACGCGAGCGTCGCGGAGCTCGTCGTGGCGCTGGCGCTCGCCTGTCGGCGCGACGTGGTCCGGCATCGCGACGCGCTGGCCGCGGGCGCGTGGGAGGAGGACCTGGTGTCGCCGGGGCTCCGGGGGAGCCGCGTCGTGGTGGTCGGCGCCGGCGGCATCGGCCGGGCGGTGTCGGATCACCTGGCGCCCTTCGGGGTCCGGCTCGTCCGCGTCGCGCGCACGGCCCGTCCCACGGAGGCGGGCCCGGTCCACGCGGTCGCCGAGCTGCCGTCCCTGCTGCCGGGCACGGACGTCCTCGTGCTCGCCCTGCCGCTCACGGACGAGACGGCGGGGCTGGTGGACGCGCGGCTCCTGGCGCTGCTGCCCGACGGCGCCCTCGTCGTGAACGTGGGACGCGGACGGCTCGTCGACACGGACGCCCTCGTGCGGGAGGTCGCGTCGGGCCGCCTGTCCGCCGCGCTCGACGTGGTGGATCCGGATCCGCTCCCGGCGGACCACCCCCTCCGCTCGCTCCCCGACGCCATCGTCACGCCACACGTGGGACGGAACACGCGGGACGTCGACGGGAGGCAGGCGGCCCTGCTCGTGGAGCGGCTCCGGGAGCACCTGGCCGGCGGGCCGCTGGCGACCCTCGTCTGA
- a CDS encoding NUDIX hydrolase, protein MSSAETQPDPELVWSTTGRRDLHRGRVVLVEHDVLLPDGSASRYEVDESVPFAVATLVIDGDHVLLSRQYRHPLGRWILDLPGGAGDASEHPADAARRELEEELGLVAPEIRPLRTYAVNPGRASWLVHVFACTTPTTAGTADHSDPSEQVRLVRMPVAELDALIAAGGIEDPTLLIARAAAAEQGLLPPVAPPHAG, encoded by the coding sequence ATGAGCAGCGCGGAGACCCAGCCCGACCCGGAGCTCGTCTGGAGCACGACCGGACGCCGCGACCTCCACCGCGGCCGCGTCGTCCTCGTCGAGCACGACGTGCTGCTGCCCGACGGATCCGCGTCGCGCTACGAGGTCGACGAGAGCGTGCCGTTCGCGGTCGCGACCCTCGTGATCGACGGCGACCACGTGCTGCTCTCACGCCAGTACCGCCACCCGCTCGGGCGCTGGATCCTCGACCTCCCCGGCGGCGCGGGCGACGCCTCCGAGCACCCCGCCGACGCCGCCCGCCGTGAGCTCGAGGAGGAGCTCGGCCTCGTCGCGCCGGAGATCCGCCCCCTGCGCACCTACGCCGTGAACCCCGGCCGGGCGTCCTGGCTCGTGCACGTGTTCGCCTGCACGACGCCGACCACCGCGGGCACGGCCGACCACTCCGACCCGTCCGAGCAGGTGCGCCTCGTGCGCATGCCGGTCGCGGAGCTCGACGCGCTCATCGCGGCGGGCGGCATCGAGGACCCGACCCTGCTGATCGCCCGCGCGGCCGCCGCCGAGCAGGGGCTGCTGCCTCCCGTCGCCCCGCCGCACGCGGGCTGA
- a CDS encoding GNAT family N-acetyltransferase, translating to MMALAPVASAADVATLHAFLAAADLTVTGLDDPGVWLCFRRDADGRISGSTGFELSADGRHALIRSVAVGPALRSAGLGSTLARHALAAAADAGAERAWLFSRRSGPFWRGLGFQEADRDALAAALPDARQVVAFRASGQLAREVAWSRALGAAGDATT from the coding sequence GTGATGGCCCTCGCGCCCGTCGCCTCCGCCGCGGACGTCGCGACGCTGCACGCGTTCCTCGCGGCGGCGGACCTCACGGTCACGGGGCTCGACGACCCGGGTGTATGGCTCTGCTTCCGGCGCGACGCCGATGGTCGCATCAGCGGCAGCACCGGCTTCGAGCTCAGCGCGGACGGGCGGCACGCCCTGATCCGCAGCGTCGCGGTGGGTCCCGCCCTCCGGTCCGCGGGCCTCGGTTCGACGCTCGCCCGGCACGCGCTCGCGGCCGCTGCGGATGCCGGCGCCGAGCGCGCGTGGCTGTTCTCGCGGAGGTCCGGTCCGTTCTGGCGCGGCCTCGGCTTCCAGGAGGCCGACCGCGACGCGCTCGCCGCCGCGCTGCCCGACGCCCGTCAGGTCGTCGCGTTCCGGGCGAGCGGGCAGCTGGCGCGCGAGGTCGCGTGGTCGCGGGCGCTCGGGGCGGCGGGGGATGCCACGACCTAG
- a CDS encoding fluoride efflux transporter FluC, giving the protein MTGPLVFALICVAGGVGSALRLLLDGAIRGRLGAAYPWGTTVINVTGSLGLGLLTGAAAQAGLPHDLLLILGGGLMGGYTTFSTASLETVRLAQAGRIGAALANGVGMLVVCVAAAGLGIVVGQAL; this is encoded by the coding sequence GTGACCGGCCCGCTCGTGTTCGCGCTGATCTGCGTGGCCGGCGGCGTCGGATCCGCCCTCCGCCTGCTCCTCGACGGCGCCATCCGCGGCCGCCTCGGCGCGGCGTACCCGTGGGGTACGACCGTCATCAACGTCACCGGATCCCTCGGCCTCGGCCTGCTCACCGGTGCCGCCGCGCAGGCCGGCCTCCCGCACGACCTCCTGCTGATCCTCGGCGGCGGGCTCATGGGCGGCTACACGACCTTCAGCACCGCCAGCCTCGAGACGGTGCGGCTCGCGCAGGCGGGCCGGATCGGCGCGGCGCTCGCGAACGGCGTCGGCATGCTCGTGGTGTGCGTCGCGGCGGCGGGGCTCGGGATCGTGGTGGGCCAGGCGCTGTGA
- a CDS encoding fluoride efflux transporter FluC — MTDHRQPGGDAPLDGAPLDSDVEVDDDPGRPIHLRWSSLGLVALGGAVGTGIREALALIWPAPAGGIPVTILLINVVGAFVLGTLLESLARRGPDEGRRRAIRLLVGTGVLGGFTTYSSLATDAASLTGSALGVALAYAALSLVVGAAASVAGIAAGAAIHRRTAAGRATGAAS; from the coding sequence ATGACCGACCACCGACAGCCCGGCGGCGACGCGCCCCTCGACGGCGCGCCCCTCGACAGCGACGTGGAGGTGGACGACGACCCGGGCCGCCCGATCCACCTCCGCTGGTCGTCCCTCGGCCTCGTCGCGCTCGGCGGCGCCGTGGGCACGGGGATCCGCGAGGCGCTCGCGCTCATCTGGCCCGCGCCCGCCGGGGGCATCCCCGTGACGATCCTCCTGATCAACGTGGTCGGCGCCTTCGTGCTCGGCACGCTGCTGGAGTCGCTCGCCCGCCGCGGGCCCGACGAGGGGCGGCGCCGCGCGATCCGCCTGCTGGTGGGCACGGGCGTGCTCGGCGGCTTCACCACGTACAGCTCGCTCGCGACCGACGCGGCGTCGCTGACCGGATCCGCGCTCGGCGTCGCGCTCGCCTACGCCGCGCTCTCGCTCGTGGTCGGCGCCGCGGCGTCGGTCGCCGGGATCGCCGCGGGCGCCGCGATCCACCGCCGCACCGCGGCCGGCCGCGCGACGGGGGCGGCGTCGTGA
- a CDS encoding DUF4287 domain-containing protein, which yields MNAHGIVAPPPPPERQRARGPASYFPSIETAYGQPVQRWIDLADARLDVEPHMQVVAWLKAEHGLGHGHANAVVAFVKAARSA from the coding sequence ATGAACGCACACGGCATCGTCGCCCCGCCCCCGCCGCCCGAGAGGCAGAGGGCCCGCGGGCCCGCCTCCTACTTCCCGAGCATCGAGACCGCGTACGGGCAGCCGGTCCAGCGCTGGATCGACCTCGCCGACGCCCGCCTCGACGTCGAGCCGCACATGCAGGTCGTCGCGTGGCTCAAGGCCGAGCACGGCCTCGGGCACGGGCACGCCAACGCGGTCGTCGCGTTCGTGAAGGCAGCGCGCTCCGCCTGA
- a CDS encoding YdcF family protein, with product MRTRPTLVVTGVALLAAVGATLLASEGIHRLASTRGLGLGRAPGRPDGAVGREVVVVLGFGNAGPRANRINRYRVRAALRSMDPRAASTALVLCGGSVMGDEPEARILARFARDELGYAGPVVLEEASTSTRENVANAIPLVEDADTIRIVSDPVHAEEARGYLRAARPDLADRLARADDYRFGEMTWMKPLAIVVALLRRARSA from the coding sequence ATGCGCACCCGCCCGACCCTCGTCGTCACCGGGGTCGCGCTCCTCGCCGCGGTCGGCGCCACGCTCCTCGCGAGCGAGGGGATCCACCGGCTCGCCAGCACCCGCGGCCTCGGCCTCGGCCGCGCGCCGGGCCGCCCCGACGGCGCCGTGGGCCGCGAGGTCGTCGTCGTCCTCGGCTTCGGCAACGCCGGCCCGCGCGCCAACCGGATCAACCGCTACCGGGTGCGCGCGGCCCTGCGCTCGATGGACCCGCGAGCCGCGTCGACCGCGCTCGTGCTCTGCGGCGGATCCGTGATGGGCGACGAGCCCGAGGCCCGGATCCTCGCCCGCTTCGCCCGCGACGAGCTCGGCTACGCGGGCCCGGTCGTCCTCGAGGAGGCCAGCACGAGCACGCGCGAGAACGTCGCGAACGCGATCCCGCTCGTCGAGGACGCCGACACCATCCGCATCGTCTCCGATCCCGTGCACGCGGAGGAGGCCCGCGGCTACCTGCGCGCCGCGCGCCCCGACCTCGCCGACCGGCTCGCGCGCGCCGACGACTACCGCTTCGGCGAGATGACGTGGATGAAGCCGCTCGCCATCGTCGTCGCGCTGCTGCGGCGCGCGCGCTCCGCCTAG
- a CDS encoding glycosyltransferase family 4 protein — MNSLRPLLVMDYAFSYLGGAQTAVVQQALALARAGHAVTVAAPDATSVHELHGTGVALHDVAPTFPVPLLGLPLIRADAAARRDLGSLMDRAGTDLVLTHSEHGLAAAALRLGRERGIPTLHTVHTFFLRGPAWGGFLAPAVTAVHRAMTGLPDPRVRLAPRRLDSALRGMTLAVCREADVVLSPSAHQAVALRSAGLPAIEVLSNTSCTARGASAELPAGGALRLVWAARFAPEKRLDVMLEAMALVAARSGPDAVHLDLAGGRPRAAVPPGVTVHGRVSTATVTALLRGAHAAVITSLGFDNQPMIAMEAFAEGRPALVSDPVLAAEFGGAAMLADGTDAQGLATAILRLAADRPLLDGPARAARELAAAVSPAAHARGVEEACRRVGGARRGSAPG; from the coding sequence ATGAACTCCCTCCGCCCCCTCCTCGTGATGGACTACGCCTTCTCCTACCTCGGTGGGGCCCAGACGGCCGTCGTCCAGCAGGCGCTCGCGCTCGCGCGCGCGGGCCACGCGGTTACGGTCGCGGCACCCGACGCGACGTCCGTCCACGAGCTGCACGGCACGGGCGTCGCCCTGCACGACGTCGCCCCCACCTTCCCCGTCCCGCTGCTCGGCCTGCCGCTCATCCGCGCCGACGCCGCCGCCCGCCGCGACCTCGGCTCGCTGATGGACCGGGCCGGCACCGACCTCGTCCTCACGCACTCCGAGCACGGGTTGGCGGCCGCCGCACTGCGGCTCGGGCGCGAGCGGGGGATCCCGACGCTGCACACCGTGCACACCTTCTTCCTGCGCGGCCCGGCCTGGGGCGGGTTCCTCGCGCCCGCGGTCACGGCCGTCCACCGCGCGATGACCGGGCTGCCGGATCCGCGCGTGCGGCTGGCCCCGCGCCGCCTCGACAGCGCCCTCCGCGGCATGACCCTCGCCGTCTGCCGCGAGGCCGACGTCGTGCTCTCCCCCTCCGCGCACCAGGCCGTCGCCCTCCGGAGCGCGGGCCTCCCGGCCATCGAGGTGCTGTCGAACACGAGCTGCACGGCGCGCGGGGCGTCCGCCGAGCTCCCCGCGGGCGGCGCGCTGCGGCTCGTCTGGGCGGCGCGGTTCGCGCCCGAGAAGCGCCTCGACGTGATGCTCGAGGCGATGGCGCTGGTCGCCGCGAGGAGCGGGCCGGACGCCGTCCACCTCGACCTCGCGGGTGGCCGGCCGCGCGCCGCCGTCCCGCCCGGCGTCACGGTGCACGGCCGCGTGTCGACCGCCACCGTCACCGCGCTCCTCCGCGGGGCGCACGCGGCCGTGATCACGTCGCTGGGCTTCGACAACCAGCCGATGATCGCCATGGAGGCCTTCGCGGAGGGGCGCCCCGCGCTCGTCAGCGACCCCGTCCTCGCGGCGGAGTTCGGCGGGGCCGCGATGCTGGCGGACGGCACGGACGCGCAGGGGCTGGCCACGGCGATCCTCCGGCTGGCCGCCGACCGACCCCTCCTCGACGGGCCCGCCCGCGCGGCCCGCGAGCTCGCCGCCGCGGTCTCCCCCGCCGCGCACGCCCGGGGCGTCGAGGAGGCGTGCCGTCGGGTGGGCGGCGCTCGACGCGGATCGGCCCCCGGGTGA
- a CDS encoding Pr6Pr family membrane protein, with protein sequence MGTSSVRILFSVVRIATAIAAVIGVIAQYHVNHAYWQDLGVTGVAGKSLDFALFFTVDANVLGAVVLVVGGVRLARGRVADPGVGWVTLRLASTVYLVITGIVWNLLLRGQPQPEPLKLDWADQIVHVAVPLIVLLDWILAPDRRPLRAGAIGRVIAFPLAWIAVTLLRGPFTGDEVFQTAAYYPYGFLNPDSSPGGYGTVAAYVVGLTIAVCAITGALILVSRFRAPTDPHRRATPAIR encoded by the coding sequence GTGGGAACCTCATCCGTGCGCATCCTCTTCTCCGTCGTCCGCATCGCCACCGCGATCGCCGCCGTCATCGGCGTCATCGCCCAGTACCACGTCAACCACGCCTACTGGCAGGACCTCGGCGTCACCGGCGTCGCCGGCAAGTCGCTCGACTTCGCCCTGTTCTTCACCGTCGACGCGAACGTGCTCGGCGCGGTCGTGCTGGTCGTCGGCGGCGTGCGGCTCGCGCGGGGCCGCGTGGCGGATCCGGGGGTCGGCTGGGTCACGCTGCGGCTCGCGTCCACCGTCTACCTCGTCATCACGGGCATCGTCTGGAACCTGCTGCTGCGCGGCCAGCCCCAGCCGGAGCCGCTGAAGCTCGACTGGGCCGACCAGATCGTGCACGTCGCCGTGCCGCTGATCGTGCTGCTCGACTGGATCCTCGCGCCCGACCGCCGTCCGCTCCGCGCGGGCGCCATCGGCCGCGTCATCGCGTTCCCCCTCGCGTGGATCGCCGTCACGCTCCTCCGCGGCCCGTTCACGGGCGACGAGGTCTTCCAGACCGCCGCCTACTACCCGTACGGGTTCCTGAACCCGGACTCGTCGCCCGGCGGGTACGGCACGGTCGCCGCGTACGTGGTCGGCCTCACGATCGCCGTCTGCGCGATCACGGGCGCGCTCATCCTCGTCTCGCGGTTCCGCGCCCCGACCGACCCGCACCGCCGCGCGACGCCCGCTATACGCTGA
- a CDS encoding LacI family DNA-binding transcriptional regulator, which produces MREVAARAGVSIATVSFVVNGTKAVSEPTRRAVTEAMRELGYRNNVVARALASKRTRIVALLFPADVQRLSRIALEIFMSAATRASELGYHLVLWPTGTSPDDVSDLVSGRLVDGVIVMEVRMDDSRIRELAALDVPFVSIGRTADTHDLPFVDMDFERTVADGIDHLQGLGHRRFGLMVEDLEGGPLRGYGPTTRTERAFLQETAARGLGGQVARCAPTPVGGRAAAGELLAADPGITAVMLLNDQAARGLISGFDAAGRHVPEDVSILSLASSTEVGALVEPALSTMDAPGPELGRLAVEMLLARLDGTATELPHALLPCLLHVAASTGPAPVAR; this is translated from the coding sequence ATGCGAGAGGTCGCCGCGCGCGCGGGGGTCTCGATCGCCACGGTCTCCTTCGTCGTCAACGGCACGAAGGCCGTCTCCGAGCCCACGCGGCGGGCCGTCACCGAGGCGATGCGGGAGCTCGGCTACCGCAACAACGTCGTGGCCCGCGCGCTCGCCAGCAAGCGCACCCGGATCGTGGCGCTGCTGTTCCCCGCCGACGTGCAGCGCCTCAGCCGCATCGCCCTCGAGATCTTCATGAGCGCCGCCACGCGCGCGTCCGAGCTCGGGTACCACCTCGTGCTCTGGCCCACCGGCACGTCACCGGACGACGTGTCCGACCTGGTGAGCGGCCGTCTGGTCGACGGCGTCATCGTGATGGAGGTGCGCATGGACGACTCGCGCATCCGCGAGCTCGCGGCGCTCGACGTGCCGTTCGTCTCCATCGGGCGCACAGCGGACACGCACGACCTGCCGTTCGTCGACATGGACTTCGAGCGCACCGTCGCCGACGGGATCGACCACCTGCAGGGCCTCGGGCACCGCCGGTTCGGGCTCATGGTGGAGGACCTGGAAGGCGGGCCGCTGCGCGGGTACGGGCCGACGACGCGCACCGAGCGGGCGTTCCTGCAGGAGACGGCGGCGCGCGGGCTCGGCGGCCAGGTCGCCCGGTGCGCGCCGACGCCCGTGGGCGGACGCGCGGCGGCGGGCGAGCTGCTGGCGGCGGATCCGGGGATCACGGCCGTCATGCTCCTCAACGACCAGGCGGCGCGCGGCCTCATCTCGGGGTTCGACGCGGCGGGGCGGCACGTGCCGGAGGACGTGTCGATCCTGTCGCTCGCGTCCTCGACCGAGGTGGGCGCGCTGGTCGAGCCCGCCCTGAGCACCATGGACGCGCCGGGCCCCGAGCTCGGCCGGCTCGCCGTCGAGATGCTGCTCGCGCGGCTCGACGGCACGGCCACGGAGCTGCCGCACGCGCTCCTGCCGTGCCTGCTGCACGTGGCGGCGTCGACCGGGCCGGCGCCGGTCGCCCGCTGA